A genomic segment from Streptomyces sp. NBC_01233 encodes:
- a CDS encoding LysE family translocator, with protein sequence MSSLIVIMMPGPDLVLITGLVLNGSLRVATAAALGMITAGAAQAGLGAAGLAALLAASPELFAAFRWAGALVLLGWAALALRRFSRPAGAEAPAAQAPAAGAAAVRVAASAGPRDRQAFVQGLLCTGSNPKVGIFLMAFLPQFVPAGMAPEAGVPLLAACYLALGLIWLLTWMRLVHRLARHLRSPRTLRIADGLTAVVFGVFAGRLALGG encoded by the coding sequence GTGAGTTCCCTGATCGTGATCATGATGCCCGGCCCCGACCTCGTCCTGATCACCGGTCTGGTGCTGAACGGGTCCCTGAGGGTGGCCACCGCCGCCGCCCTCGGCATGATCACGGCCGGGGCCGCCCAGGCCGGGCTCGGTGCGGCCGGGCTGGCCGCGTTGCTCGCCGCCAGCCCGGAGCTGTTCGCGGCGTTCCGGTGGGCCGGCGCGCTCGTCCTGCTCGGATGGGCCGCGCTCGCCCTGCGGCGGTTCTCCCGGCCGGCCGGCGCCGAGGCCCCGGCGGCGCAGGCCCCGGCGGCCGGGGCCGCCGCGGTCCGGGTCGCCGCCTCGGCCGGGCCCCGCGACCGGCAGGCCTTCGTGCAGGGCCTGCTGTGCACCGGGTCCAACCCCAAGGTGGGCATCTTCCTGATGGCCTTCCTGCCCCAGTTCGTGCCCGCGGGCATGGCTCCCGAGGCGGGCGTCCCCCTGCTGGCCGCCTGCTACCTGGCCCTGGGGCTGATCTGGCTCCTCACCTGGATGAGACTGGTCCACCGGCTCGCCCGGCACCTGCGGTCCCCGCGCACGCTGCGGATCGCCGACGGGCTCACCGCCGTCGTGTTCGGTGTGTTCGCCGGCCGGCTGGCACTCGGCGGCTGA